The nucleotide sequence AGAAAAAGCTCTTTGAGAGAAATACTATCAAAAAAAATTCCCGAATCTTATCTTTTAAAACTCCGGGCTTTTGACGCAATAGGGAATATAGCATTGGTACAGTTGAGTGATGAGCTAATCCCTTATCAAAAAATGATAGGTGAAGCGCTTTTAGAGTTAAATCCATTCATCAAAGCAGTTTTTAGAAAGGATAGCATTGAAGGGGAGTATAGGGTTCCAAAACTAGAGCTTATCGCTGGAGACCATATTACAGAAACAGTCTATCGGGAGTTTGGAGTAAGAATTTTGCTT is from Methanofastidiosum sp. and encodes:
- a CDS encoding tRNA (guanine-N1)-methyltransferase — translated: MIGARVSRSEAEKHRISLLDMGVLDINFKIAYDGDYVIMPLKEKVKDYDIVDYDFIPLEKRKSSLREILSKKIPESYLLKLRAFDAIGNIALVQLSDELIPYQKMIGEALLELNPFIKAVFRKDSIEGEYRVPKLELIAGDHITETVYREFGVRILL